Proteins encoded in a region of the Nocardia asteroides genome:
- a CDS encoding neutral/alkaline ceramidase, which yields MPVSRRTVLARTAIGSATLAAATVPGMSGALGVPAAVADPGTGGYEIGVGLSDITGPAAECGMMGYSQLEQQTAGIHLRPRARAFVIGFAGRRIVFAVAENGMIFQSVHRGVLAELARRFGDLYTEQNVLLTSTHSHATCGGSSHDYAYNLSILGFQQQVYDAEVNGIVEAIVAAHADLGPGSLALGRTELHDASVNRSRVAWELNPPADKQHFPDAIDPAVTALVLRKGGRMVGTITWFATHNTSMTNRNRLISSDNKGYASFSAEHIEHGVRYLDGEPAFVAAFAQTNAGDMSPNLNLRPGSGPTEDEFDNTRILGERQYAASKDAAAGARSISGPVDGMLCYIDLADIAVDGRFTPDGLPRRTAPAAAGVSLIAGSVEDGPGLPGGPIPEGVRNPLLAALGDPAQPAPAWLADAQAPKAIAVPLGLLPPVAWVPNVLPIQLVRVGELYLAAAGGEFTITAGLRVRRAVAAALNVPLEQVLMQGYANAYHEYVTTPEEYDSQQYEGASTLFGRYTLCAYQQEFTRLATEFAHRRQVPRGPAPRDVSHLQPNLQSGAGPDAAPPGRGFGDVLVQPHPSYDRGGRVVAEFVSAHPKHDTRRNGTFLEVQRRNGSGEWARVANEGEWAVRFHWSKRGLAESVARFTWDIPLDAEPGHYRFRHYASRLDSDGSLHPFTGTTDEFEVGPP from the coding sequence ATGCCGGTGTCGCGCAGAACTGTTCTGGCCCGGACCGCGATCGGTTCCGCAACACTCGCGGCCGCGACGGTGCCCGGAATGAGCGGCGCGCTCGGCGTACCCGCGGCGGTCGCTGATCCGGGTACCGGCGGTTATGAGATCGGCGTCGGGCTCTCCGACATCACCGGCCCGGCCGCCGAATGCGGGATGATGGGCTACTCCCAGCTGGAGCAGCAGACCGCGGGCATCCATCTGCGCCCGCGGGCGAGGGCGTTCGTCATCGGCTTCGCGGGGCGGCGGATCGTCTTCGCGGTCGCCGAGAACGGGATGATCTTCCAGTCCGTGCACCGCGGCGTGCTGGCCGAATTGGCGCGGCGCTTCGGCGATCTGTACACCGAGCAGAACGTCCTGCTCACCTCCACGCATTCGCACGCGACCTGCGGCGGCTCCAGCCACGACTACGCCTACAACCTGTCCATCCTCGGTTTTCAGCAGCAGGTGTACGACGCCGAGGTGAACGGGATCGTCGAGGCGATCGTCGCCGCGCACGCCGATCTCGGCCCCGGCTCGCTCGCGCTCGGCCGCACCGAGCTGCACGACGCGAGCGTGAACCGCTCGCGGGTGGCCTGGGAACTCAATCCCCCTGCGGACAAACAGCATTTCCCGGATGCCATAGATCCCGCCGTGACCGCGCTCGTCCTGCGCAAGGGCGGGCGGATGGTCGGCACCATCACCTGGTTCGCCACCCACAACACCTCCATGACCAACAGGAACCGGCTGATCAGCTCGGACAACAAGGGTTACGCCTCGTTCTCCGCCGAGCACATCGAGCACGGCGTGCGCTACCTGGACGGTGAACCAGCGTTCGTCGCGGCCTTCGCGCAGACCAACGCCGGTGACATGTCCCCGAACCTGAACCTGCGTCCGGGCTCCGGCCCCACCGAGGACGAGTTCGACAACACTCGCATCCTGGGTGAGCGGCAGTACGCGGCGTCGAAAGACGCCGCGGCCGGCGCGCGATCGATCTCCGGACCGGTCGACGGGATGCTCTGTTACATCGACCTGGCCGATATCGCCGTGGACGGCCGTTTCACGCCGGATGGCCTGCCCCGTCGCACCGCGCCGGCCGCGGCAGGCGTTTCGCTGATCGCGGGCAGCGTCGAGGACGGTCCGGGCCTGCCCGGCGGCCCGATTCCGGAGGGTGTGCGCAATCCACTTCTCGCGGCGCTCGGCGACCCGGCCCAGCCCGCGCCGGCTTGGCTGGCGGACGCGCAGGCGCCGAAAGCGATCGCGGTGCCGCTCGGTCTGCTGCCTCCGGTGGCGTGGGTGCCGAACGTCCTGCCGATCCAGCTCGTTCGCGTCGGCGAGCTCTATTTGGCTGCCGCCGGAGGCGAATTCACCATCACGGCCGGGTTACGCGTACGCCGCGCGGTCGCCGCGGCGCTGAACGTCCCGCTGGAGCAGGTGCTCATGCAGGGCTACGCGAACGCTTATCACGAGTACGTCACCACTCCAGAGGAATACGACTCGCAGCAGTACGAGGGCGCGTCGACGCTGTTCGGCCGCTACACGCTGTGCGCCTATCAGCAGGAGTTCACCCGTCTGGCCACGGAGTTCGCCCACCGCAGACAGGTGCCGCGCGGCCCCGCACCCCGCGATGTGTCCCATCTACAGCCGAACTTGCAGTCGGGCGCCGGTCCGGACGCGGCGCCGCCGGGGCGCGGCTTCGGCGACGTGCTGGTGCAGCCGCATCCGTCATACGACCGTGGTGGGCGGGTGGTGGCCGAATTCGTCTCGGCGCATCCGAAACACGACACCCGCCGCAACGGGACATTCCTCGAGGTGCAGCGCAGGAATGGCTCCGGCGAATGGGCGCGGGTGGCCAACGAGGGCGAGTGGGCGGTGCGGTTCCACTGGAGCAAGCGCGGGCTCGCCGAGTCGGTGGCCCGATTCACCTGGGATATCCCGCTCGACGCCGAGCCGGGACACTATCGCTTCCGGCACTACGCGAGTCGTCTGGATTCCGACGGCTCGCTGCACCCGTTCACCGGCACGACCGACGAATTCGAAGTAGGCCCCCCGTAA
- a CDS encoding TetR/AcrR family transcriptional regulator codes for MGLAEKKGVAGVTTRDVAQAAGVSLGVVHYCFENKDALMTELVKALSMELRDSVDANETVWQDVGSGKEALQKLIRAGLELMWLNIEATPERQLLTYETTTYALREGEQTPAKLAIAREQYNFNDSTVADILEHARDATGTSWSVPVQALSRFTLNVIDGVVLRWLVDDDSESVRGQLDLLSEMLTGYAAQ; via the coding sequence ATCGGCCTTGCCGAGAAAAAGGGCGTTGCGGGCGTGACCACGCGCGATGTCGCCCAGGCGGCCGGTGTCTCGCTCGGTGTGGTGCATTACTGTTTCGAAAACAAGGACGCGCTGATGACCGAGCTGGTCAAAGCGTTGTCGATGGAATTACGGGATTCCGTCGACGCGAACGAAACGGTATGGCAGGACGTCGGAAGTGGAAAAGAAGCCCTTCAAAAATTGATCCGCGCCGGGTTGGAACTCATGTGGCTGAACATTGAAGCCACTCCGGAACGGCAGCTGCTCACTTACGAAACGACTACTTACGCGCTGCGCGAAGGCGAACAAACTCCGGCGAAACTCGCGATCGCGCGCGAGCAGTACAACTTCAACGACTCCACCGTCGCCGACATCCTGGAGCACGCGCGCGACGCGACCGGCACCAGCTGGTCGGTCCCGGTGCAGGCACTGAGCCGGTTCACACTCAACGTCATCGACGGTGTGGTGCTGCGCTGGCTGGTGGACGACGACAGCGAGAGCGTGCGCGGGCAGCTGGATCTGCTCAGCGAAATGCTCACCGGATACGCGGCGCAGTAG
- a CDS encoding ATP-binding protein: MLAAWRDSPTRLREDAATEHDLVRAGYRDRLLTELAQNAADAARKAGVAGDLVVRLDGRDLHIGNTGAPLDVSGVHALTALRASGKSGDGAVGRFGVGFTAVLAVSEDIQLRSVTGSLSFSRARTREALGRSEIRPPAVDTGEFVPPVLRLAWPIETRPAAGLDTEVVLRLHPDIDADALLTAMRAEAVDLLLELPALHRIRIGSDEFVSSAEDMGDGMHEVYVDGPGSQQRTWWQYRTPRARWLLPVRDGRPVAAAPDVLRAPTRSDEELSLPALLIADIPMQPDRRRLLPGARLAELADGYADFARALPPRDRLVLVPTPGFARSEADGLLREALVRELRSRPWLPVIADHRHASQGGSADAEPHEAPTAGIGTESNAVWATAQADAYSSTPVSVSGSESGALPGEPLSDFDHAGASSAPLGVAVPTRAYAFTGLTAELAALLADVVGPLVLPDLSGRAHTEAMGVLDVHRLGLARLAELSGGLERPPSWWRSFYAALEPFVEDPLAAEELGALAVPLADDRLVTGPRTVVLDDQLEVAIPVHWARLVHPEAAHPLLARLGARSATAEDLLTDPGLHAELEDHPGDPDTADAILRLAAHAAPEALPSWLGLLELPDSEGGSRSADELLLPGAPLRDLLVPDAPFGTLDPELVERYGVDALRAVGVGWDFGVIAEADPTGPDHDLDDEEHWWATLPDDPPELVAVRDLDLIDDAAWPEALRQLAATPRTRRLLADADGYTAWWLRRYARVDSTALGLFRHPADIEFEELLPAFTVPGVDPDACRALLADPETITEELAAALLDALADPSRTPSPEVVSRTHARLAAAVSGGLLDLADLEPPDRVRALTGAVVDPGDAFVLDHPWFGLAIPPDRLVAGDTETASALAALLDLPLVSESVTAEVMETGRRTTWAAEPLGIVLRLMFDLPPHAGELVVHHDLTVRLSGAIEATVAVPWWRTGSALHVQAPHPRH; encoded by the coding sequence GTGCTCGCGGCATGGCGTGATTCGCCGACGCGGTTGCGTGAGGATGCCGCCACCGAGCACGACTTGGTGCGCGCCGGCTACCGCGATCGGTTGCTGACCGAGCTGGCGCAGAACGCCGCCGACGCCGCCCGTAAGGCGGGCGTGGCGGGCGACCTCGTCGTCCGGCTCGACGGTCGAGATCTGCACATCGGCAATACCGGTGCGCCGCTGGACGTCTCCGGCGTGCACGCCCTCACCGCCCTGCGCGCGTCCGGGAAATCCGGCGACGGCGCCGTCGGCCGGTTCGGCGTCGGATTCACCGCGGTGCTCGCGGTGAGCGAGGACATCCAACTGCGGTCGGTCACCGGATCGCTGAGCTTCTCCCGCGCCAGAACCAGGGAAGCGCTGGGCCGGAGCGAGATCCGGCCTCCTGCCGTCGACACGGGTGAATTCGTCCCTCCCGTTCTGCGGTTGGCCTGGCCGATCGAGACACGACCGGCCGCCGGGCTCGACACCGAGGTGGTGCTGCGCCTACACCCGGACATCGACGCCGACGCGCTGCTGACCGCGATGCGTGCCGAAGCCGTAGACCTGCTGTTGGAACTGCCCGCCCTGCACCGCATCCGCATCGGCTCGGACGAATTCGTCAGCAGTGCGGAGGACATGGGCGACGGCATGCACGAGGTCTATGTCGACGGCCCAGGCAGTCAACAGCGCACCTGGTGGCAATACCGCACGCCGCGTGCCCGCTGGCTGCTGCCGGTCCGCGACGGCAGGCCGGTGGCGGCCGCTCCGGACGTGCTGCGGGCGCCGACCAGGTCGGACGAGGAACTGTCCCTGCCCGCGCTGCTCATCGCCGATATCCCCATGCAGCCGGATCGCCGCAGGTTGCTGCCCGGCGCCCGGCTCGCCGAGCTGGCGGACGGCTACGCGGATTTCGCTCGCGCCCTTCCGCCGCGCGACCGGCTCGTGCTCGTTCCCACGCCCGGGTTCGCCAGAAGCGAGGCCGACGGTCTGCTGCGTGAAGCGCTCGTGCGCGAGCTGCGATCGCGTCCTTGGCTTCCCGTCATCGCAGACCACCGGCACGCTTCCCAGGGGGGTTCGGCAGACGCCGAGCCACACGAGGCGCCGACCGCCGGTATCGGCACCGAGTCGAATGCGGTCTGGGCCACCGCGCAAGCCGACGCCTACAGCAGCACACCGGTTTCGGTGTCGGGCAGCGAATCCGGTGCATTGCCGGGCGAACCGCTCAGCGATTTCGATCACGCCGGCGCATCGTCTGCGCCCCTGGGCGTCGCCGTCCCCACCCGCGCGTACGCCTTCACCGGTTTGACTGCGGAATTGGCCGCCCTGCTCGCGGATGTAGTCGGCCCATTGGTTCTTCCGGATCTCTCCGGCCGGGCGCACACCGAGGCCATGGGCGTGCTGGATGTGCACCGGCTCGGGTTGGCCCGGCTCGCGGAATTGTCCGGTGGCCTGGAGCGGCCGCCGAGTTGGTGGCGGTCGTTCTACGCCGCGCTGGAGCCGTTCGTGGAGGATCCGCTCGCAGCCGAAGAGCTGGGCGCGCTGGCCGTTCCGCTGGCAGACGACAGACTCGTCACCGGTCCGCGCACCGTGGTGCTGGACGATCAGCTCGAGGTCGCCATCCCGGTGCACTGGGCCAGGCTGGTGCATCCGGAAGCCGCGCATCCCCTGCTGGCTCGGCTGGGCGCGCGGTCGGCCACCGCCGAGGACCTGTTGACCGACCCCGGCTTGCACGCCGAGCTGGAGGACCACCCGGGCGACCCCGACACCGCCGATGCCATCCTGCGTCTCGCCGCGCATGCCGCGCCGGAGGCGCTGCCTTCCTGGCTCGGGCTGCTCGAATTGCCCGACAGCGAGGGCGGATCGCGGTCCGCCGACGAACTGCTGCTGCCCGGGGCGCCGCTGCGCGACCTGCTCGTGCCCGACGCGCCGTTCGGCACCCTCGACCCGGAATTGGTGGAGCGCTACGGCGTGGACGCGTTGCGCGCCGTCGGCGTCGGTTGGGATTTCGGTGTGATCGCCGAGGCCGATCCGACCGGTCCGGACCACGACCTGGACGACGAGGAACACTGGTGGGCCACGCTGCCGGACGATCCGCCGGAGCTGGTCGCCGTCCGCGACCTCGACCTGATCGATGACGCCGCCTGGCCGGAAGCGTTGCGGCAGTTGGCCGCGACGCCACGCACCCGCCGCCTGCTCGCCGACGCCGATGGCTACACCGCGTGGTGGCTGCGCAGATACGCCAGGGTCGACAGCACCGCGCTGGGACTGTTCCGCCATCCCGCCGACATCGAGTTCGAGGAGCTGTTACCGGCGTTCACGGTGCCCGGCGTCGACCCCGACGCTTGTCGGGCACTGCTCGCCGACCCCGAGACGATCACCGAAGAGCTGGCCGCCGCGCTGCTGGACGCGCTCGCGGACCCGTCGAGAACACCCTCGCCGGAGGTCGTTTCGCGCACGCACGCTCGCCTGGCGGCGGCCGTCTCCGGGGGTCTGCTCGATCTCGCCGACCTGGAACCACCCGATCGCGTGCGAGCCCTCACCGGCGCCGTGGTCGATCCTGGTGACGCGTTCGTTCTCGACCACCCGTGGTTCGGCTTGGCGATACCGCCCGACCGATTGGTGGCGGGCGACACCGAAACAGCTTCGGCCCTAGCGGCTTTGCTCGACCTGCCGCTGGTATCCGAGTCCGTCACCGCCGAGGTGATGGAAACGGGTCGCCGCACCACGTGGGCGGCGGAACCACTGGGTATCGTGTTGCGCCTGATGTTCGACTTGCCCCCGCATGCGGGCGAGCTGGTGGTGCACCACGACCTGACGGTGCGCCTGAGCGGCGCGATCGAGGCCACGGTGGCGGTGCCCTGGTGGCGGACCGGCTCGGCTCTGCACGTGCAGGCCCCGCACCCGCGCCACTGA
- a CDS encoding glutaminyl-peptide cyclotransferase, translating into MERNRRSLAIGVLVGLLVSSGCGSPEDTTPRMNIEVVSTRPHDPTAFTQGLEIDGDVLYEGTGLAGASRVRASRLATGEELAEAALPAPYFGEGITVAGATLWQLTWHDGVAIARDPATLAERGRVSYDGEGWGLCAMGGRLVMSDGTDRLTFRDPVTFAPVGSVELTSRNDARLNELECASDGTVYANDWPTDTILRIEPDSGTVLAAADAAGLLPATARAGADALNGIAQLPGTDRFLITGKNWPTIFEVRFTPA; encoded by the coding sequence ATGGAGCGCAATCGGCGTTCGTTGGCCATAGGTGTGCTGGTCGGTCTGCTCGTCTCGAGCGGATGTGGCAGCCCCGAGGACACGACACCCAGGATGAACATCGAGGTGGTCAGCACCCGGCCGCACGATCCGACGGCGTTCACCCAGGGCTTGGAAATCGACGGCGACGTCCTCTACGAGGGCACCGGTCTGGCGGGCGCGTCACGCGTGCGCGCCTCCCGGCTGGCGACGGGTGAGGAACTGGCCGAGGCCGCGTTGCCCGCGCCGTACTTCGGCGAGGGCATCACCGTCGCCGGGGCGACGCTCTGGCAGCTGACCTGGCACGACGGCGTGGCCATCGCCCGAGATCCGGCTACCTTGGCCGAACGCGGCCGGGTGAGCTACGACGGCGAAGGCTGGGGCCTGTGCGCCATGGGTGGACGACTGGTCATGAGCGACGGCACCGACCGGCTCACCTTCCGCGATCCGGTCACCTTCGCACCCGTCGGCTCGGTCGAGCTGACCAGCCGCAACGACGCGCGCCTCAACGAACTCGAATGCGCGTCGGACGGAACGGTCTACGCCAACGACTGGCCCACCGACACGATCCTGCGGATAGAACCGGACTCCGGCACGGTGCTCGCGGCCGCCGACGCCGCCGGTCTGCTCCCGGCGACCGCGCGAGCAGGCGCCGACGCCCTCAACGGCATCGCCCAACTGCCCGGCACCGACCGATTCCTCATCACGGGCAAGAACTGGCCGACCATATTCGAGGTCCGCTTCACACCCGCCTGA
- a CDS encoding MarR family transcriptional regulator, with translation MTTPSDVRALAGELSLAVVRLTRHLRGRRADSQISLTQLSALATLAREGAMTPGALAAKERVQPPSMTRVIASLTDLDLVERNPHPTDGRQIIVSLSPAGRALIADEASAREAWMTEQLSTLTEEQLVVLTRAVAIMKQIVAESE, from the coding sequence GTGACAACGCCATCGGATGTCAGAGCCCTTGCTGGTGAGCTCTCGCTGGCGGTCGTTCGACTGACGCGGCACCTGCGCGGCCGTCGTGCCGACTCGCAGATCTCGCTGACCCAGCTTTCGGCCCTCGCCACCCTCGCGCGGGAGGGCGCGATGACCCCGGGCGCGCTCGCGGCGAAGGAACGTGTCCAGCCCCCCTCGATGACGCGGGTCATCGCTTCGCTCACCGACCTCGATCTGGTGGAGCGCAATCCGCATCCGACCGACGGCCGTCAGATCATCGTCTCGCTGTCCCCGGCGGGCCGAGCGCTCATCGCCGACGAAGCCAGCGCCCGTGAGGCGTGGATGACCGAGCAGCTGTCCACACTCACCGAGGAGCAGCTCGTCGTTCTCACCCGCGCGGTGGCGATCATGAAGCAGATCGTCGCGGAGTCCGAGTAG
- a CDS encoding DUF2530 domain-containing protein, with protein MTQNVPQLPPRLTDPRPVLAVGSALWLIATVVVWAGGDRWASARPICLMGLVVGLIALVIYLVQRRGARRGDKGAQTGL; from the coding sequence GTGACGCAGAATGTCCCGCAGCTTCCGCCGCGCCTGACCGATCCGCGCCCCGTGCTCGCGGTCGGCAGCGCGCTGTGGCTGATCGCCACCGTGGTGGTGTGGGCGGGTGGCGACCGGTGGGCGTCGGCTCGACCGATTTGCCTGATGGGGCTGGTGGTCGGACTGATCGCCCTCGTGATCTATCTGGTTCAGCGCCGCGGCGCACGACGCGGGGACAAGGGCGCGCAGACCGGTTTGTAG